Proteins encoded by one window of Elephas maximus indicus isolate mEleMax1 chromosome 5, mEleMax1 primary haplotype, whole genome shotgun sequence:
- the OSTC gene encoding oligosaccharyltransferase complex subunit OSTC → METLYRVPFLVLECPNLKLKKPPWVHMPSAMTVYALVVVSYFLITGGIIYDVIVEPPSVGSMTDEHGHQRPVAFLAYRVNGQYIMEGLASSFLFTMGGLGFIILDRSNAPNIPKLNRFLLLFIGFVCVLLSFFMARVFMRMKLPGYLMG, encoded by the exons ATGGAGACTTTGTACCGAGTCCCGTTCTTAGTGCTTGAATGCCCCAACCTGAAGCTGAAGAAGCCGCCCTGGGTGCACATGCCGTCGGCCATGACGGTGTACGCTCTGGTGGTAGTGTCTTACTTTCTCATCACCGGAG GAATAATTTATGATGTTATTGTGGAACCTCCAAGTGTTGGCTCTATGACTGATGAACATGGGCATCAGAGGCCAGTAGCTTTCTTGGCTTACAG AGTAAATGGACAATATATTATGGAAGGACTCGCATCCAGCTTCCTGTTTACAATGGGAGGTTTAGGTTTCATAATCCTGGACCGATCCAATGCACCAAACATTCCAAAACTCAACcgatttcttcttttgttcattGGATTCGTCTGTGTCCTGTTGAGTTTTTTTATGGCTAGAGTATTCATGAGAATGAAACTGCC